The Opitutus sp. ER46 genome has a window encoding:
- a CDS encoding response regulator yields MENADPVILVVEDDINDQTFIQRAFRRSGVTNRIAIVNDGEEATAYLRGLDLYSDRTLHPLPRLIITDLKMPRMSGIELLGWLQEREEFRLIPAIVLTSSSDQTDITRAFEHGARGYMIKPVGFGELEKLVHTIAEYWKASCVPAAVVPLGAGLGRR; encoded by the coding sequence ATGGAAAACGCTGATCCCGTAATCCTCGTCGTTGAGGACGACATCAATGACCAGACCTTCATCCAGCGCGCGTTTCGCCGGAGCGGTGTGACCAACCGCATCGCCATCGTGAACGACGGCGAGGAAGCCACGGCGTACCTGCGCGGGCTGGATCTCTATTCCGACCGGACGCTGCACCCGCTGCCGCGGCTGATCATCACCGATTTGAAGATGCCGCGAATGAGCGGCATCGAGCTGCTGGGCTGGCTGCAGGAGCGCGAGGAATTCCGGCTCATCCCGGCAATCGTGCTGACATCGTCGAGCGACCAGACCGACATCACGCGGGCGTTCGAACACGGTGCGCGCGGCTACATGATCAAGCCGGTGGGCTTCGGCGAACTGGAGAAACTGGTGCACACCATCGCCGAATACTGGAAGGCCTCCTGCGTCCCCGCCGCGGTCGTGCCCCTCGGGGCAGGCCTCGGACGGAGATGA